In Anomalospiza imberbis isolate Cuckoo-Finch-1a 21T00152 unplaced genomic scaffold, ASM3175350v1 scaffold_1155, whole genome shotgun sequence, a single genomic region encodes these proteins:
- the CRB3 gene encoding protein crumbs homolog 3 has protein sequence MAGAPHLALALALPCLALAQTSPSLTSNGSSNGTAPQPGGGLSPAGVVALSVVFGGLGAFGLLGLLLLAALRLREKRRTEGSYRPSREELGGGARGAPPGPPPLRLPPEERLI, from the exons ATGGCAGGTGCCCCTcacctggccctggccctggccctgccctgcctcgcCCTGGCCCAGA cctctcccagtTTGACCAGTAACGGCTCCAGTAACGGCACGGCCCCCCAGCCCGGGGGGGGGCTCTCG CCCGCGGGGGTCGTGGCCCTCTCGGTGGTTTtcgggggtctgggggctttcggcctgctggggctgctgctgctggccgcgctGCGGCTGCGCGAGAAGCGCCGCACCGAGGGCTCCTACCGGCCCAGCCGCGAGGAGCTGGGGGGGGGCGCCCGGGGagcccccccgggacccccgccgCTGCGCCTGCCCCCCGAGGAGAGGCTCAtctga